Proteins encoded together in one Chitinophaga sp. LS1 window:
- a CDS encoding carboxypeptidase regulatory-like domain-containing protein — MSLLIACISLSSVFAQVTTASLSGVVKTEAGEALPGATVQVTWSDAGINKGLITKSDGSFLVPNLRVGGPYTVVVSFTGYATKTASGVFLNLGQTTSLDLRLSEAAGTLSEVVVSGRSTIFNDQRTGASTNISSIQIRQLPTISRSADDYLRLTPSASPTYNGISFAGRNGQYNNFSLDGAVFNNPFGLDAPTPGGQTNATPISIDAIDQIQINIAPYDVTQSGFTGAGVNTVTKSGSNKFSGTVYAFYRNDALSGNKIDGQKFSVPTLESFQAGFSLGGAIKKNKLFYFVNFESEQRKDEASAYVAQTADNAGDITTSRVLASDLQAVSDLLSSKYGYNTGPYEHYNLKRSNYKWLAKIDWVINNKHSLAFTYNGLDGSQEKTAHPNAINRRGPDAITLQFRNSGYEMVNKLHSFGLELKSNFNDTYANKFRAVYTIFRDNRNPFSTPFPALNITKYGVPYIVAGYEPFSINNVLNQDALQLTDNFNIILPKHTITIGGSYEQFKFGNSFNLTGFGYTLFSGVDINDFLTSAAAGGYDANVSYAKNRAAADQWTWYYLTVGQASAYAQDEWNPVSNFKLTYGVRFDKALYYPSKASYKSPNVNADGTFAGTFVEGSPTVANTDDLTLFDENGNPVKNGPGQTIDNTRMPSGKVLVSPRVGFNWDINGDKTVQLRGGTGLFTGRFPFVWVGNQIGNPFTGYYDVTARNFKWPQIWRSNIGLDYKLPIGTILTGDLAYSKDLNSMMVRDYGLGTPTGVLNSGTGDTREVYQASDKGNTATYVFTNTKIGYSFNASFQAQQTFGEGYFLMLGYNYLIAKDASSISAEISGDAFDRNPVLGNANKARESNSLYGNTHRITLAGIKKFEYSKGKYATTISFFSNWTSGNRYSYVYGGDVNNDGSAANDLLYVPTQSEISKMNFATLTDANGTVQDAAAQGAALERFIQQDKYLSSHRGQYTGKYDGTTPWFSQLDLRLLQDFNFKGKDHTSTIQVSLDIVNLGNLISSKWGLRKYASTTGYYQPLAYTGKDTDGKAIYQFDPGQTQTFTTSPDLPSRWQMQLGLRYIF, encoded by the coding sequence TTGAGCTTATTAATTGCCTGTATTTCGTTAAGTAGTGTGTTTGCCCAGGTAACGACCGCCAGCCTGAGTGGTGTAGTAAAAACCGAGGCCGGGGAGGCTTTACCCGGTGCTACAGTACAGGTAACATGGTCAGACGCAGGTATCAACAAAGGATTGATTACCAAATCAGATGGAAGTTTTCTTGTGCCCAACCTCCGTGTGGGAGGTCCTTACACCGTAGTAGTGTCTTTTACCGGTTACGCGACTAAAACTGCTTCCGGGGTTTTCCTGAACCTGGGTCAAACGACCTCACTGGATCTGCGTCTTTCTGAAGCCGCAGGTACCCTCAGCGAAGTTGTAGTGAGTGGTCGCTCTACCATTTTTAATGACCAGCGCACGGGTGCATCTACAAATATTTCCAGCATCCAGATCCGTCAGCTGCCTACCATTTCCCGTTCGGCAGACGACTACCTGCGCCTTACACCATCTGCTTCTCCTACTTACAACGGAATTTCCTTTGCAGGCAGGAACGGGCAGTACAACAACTTCTCCCTGGATGGAGCGGTGTTCAATAACCCTTTCGGTCTGGATGCACCTACTCCCGGCGGGCAAACCAATGCCACGCCCATTTCTATCGATGCGATCGATCAGATCCAGATCAACATCGCACCTTATGATGTAACCCAGTCAGGGTTTACCGGCGCTGGTGTAAACACAGTGACCAAAAGCGGTAGCAACAAATTTAGTGGTACCGTCTACGCTTTCTATCGTAATGATGCATTGTCCGGCAACAAAATAGACGGACAGAAATTTTCTGTGCCTACACTGGAATCCTTTCAGGCAGGGTTTTCATTAGGTGGAGCTATCAAAAAGAACAAACTGTTTTATTTCGTCAACTTCGAATCCGAACAGCGCAAGGATGAAGCCAGTGCATATGTAGCACAAACTGCGGATAATGCCGGCGACATCACCACTTCCCGCGTACTGGCATCTGACCTGCAGGCGGTGAGTGACCTGCTGAGTTCAAAGTATGGTTATAACACAGGACCTTACGAACATTATAACCTGAAACGAAGCAACTATAAATGGCTGGCAAAAATTGACTGGGTGATCAATAATAAACATTCACTGGCCTTTACTTATAATGGCCTGGATGGTTCCCAGGAAAAAACGGCTCACCCCAATGCCATCAACCGTCGCGGACCAGATGCCATTACCCTGCAATTTAGAAATTCAGGATATGAAATGGTCAATAAACTGCACTCATTCGGACTGGAATTGAAGTCGAACTTCAATGATACCTACGCCAATAAATTCAGGGCAGTTTATACCATCTTCAGGGATAACCGTAATCCATTCTCAACCCCTTTCCCTGCTTTGAATATTACGAAGTATGGCGTGCCTTATATCGTAGCAGGGTATGAGCCATTCTCAATTAATAATGTACTGAACCAGGATGCACTACAGCTGACAGATAACTTCAACATCATTCTGCCTAAGCATACCATCACCATTGGTGGTTCGTACGAGCAGTTCAAATTTGGGAACTCTTTCAACCTGACAGGGTTTGGATATACCCTCTTCTCAGGGGTAGACATCAATGACTTCCTCACCTCTGCTGCTGCTGGCGGGTACGATGCAAATGTATCTTATGCAAAGAACCGCGCAGCTGCTGATCAGTGGACCTGGTATTACCTCACTGTAGGGCAGGCTTCTGCTTATGCACAGGATGAATGGAACCCGGTATCCAACTTCAAATTAACCTATGGTGTACGCTTTGACAAGGCATTGTATTATCCGTCCAAAGCAAGCTATAAGAGCCCTAACGTCAATGCAGATGGCACCTTCGCAGGTACATTTGTAGAAGGTTCTCCCACAGTGGCGAATACAGATGATCTCACATTATTTGATGAAAACGGGAACCCCGTAAAGAATGGTCCAGGTCAGACAATTGATAATACCCGCATGCCCAGCGGTAAGGTCTTAGTCTCTCCAAGAGTAGGTTTCAACTGGGACATCAATGGTGATAAAACCGTACAGTTACGTGGTGGTACCGGTTTGTTTACCGGCCGTTTCCCCTTTGTATGGGTGGGTAACCAGATTGGTAATCCTTTCACCGGTTATTATGATGTGACAGCGCGCAACTTTAAGTGGCCACAGATCTGGCGTTCTAATATCGGGTTGGATTATAAATTACCAATCGGTACGATCCTGACAGGTGACCTGGCTTATTCAAAAGACCTGAACTCTATGATGGTAAGAGATTATGGTCTGGGTACCCCAACTGGTGTGTTGAACTCAGGCACAGGCGATACACGCGAAGTATACCAGGCAAGTGATAAAGGCAATACAGCTACCTATGTGTTTACCAATACAAAGATCGGTTATTCATTCAATGCTTCTTTCCAGGCGCAGCAAACATTTGGCGAAGGTTATTTCCTCATGTTAGGATATAACTATCTGATTGCAAAAGATGCAAGCTCAATCTCCGCAGAGATTTCCGGCGATGCATTTGACCGTAACCCGGTATTGGGCAATGCAAACAAGGCGAGAGAATCGAACTCCCTATATGGTAACACCCACCGTATCACATTGGCAGGAATCAAGAAGTTTGAATACAGCAAAGGAAAATATGCAACCACCATTTCCTTCTTTAGCAACTGGACAAGCGGCAACCGCTACTCCTATGTATATGGTGGCGATGTAAACAATGATGGTTCTGCAGCAAACGACCTCCTGTATGTGCCTACGCAGTCAGAGATCAGCAAAATGAATTTTGCAACATTGACAGATGCAAATGGTACGGTGCAGGATGCGGCAGCGCAGGGAGCAGCATTGGAAAGATTTATCCAGCAGGATAAATACCTTAGTTCACACAGAGGTCAGTATACCGGAAAATATGATGGTACCACGCCCTGGTTTAGTCAGCTGGACCTGCGTTTGTTACAGGATTTCAACTTTAAAGGGAAAGATCATACCAGCACCATTCAGGTGAGTCTGGACATCGTGAACCTCGGAAACCTGATCAGCAGTAAATGGGGATTGCGTAAATACGCCAGTACTACAGGTTACTACCAGCCATTGGCCTATACCGGCAAGGATACCGATGGCAAGGCAATTTACCAGTTTGACCCCGGACAAACACAGACCTTTACCACCAGTCCTGACCTGCCATCCAGATGGCAGATGCAGCTGGGGCTGAGATATATCTTTTAA
- a CDS encoding ATP-binding SpoIIE family protein phosphatase — translation MAIAGGLSEKRVAEIDIIVAEIVTNLVKHAGGGQVLAKLIQENGEKGIELISIDNGPGMTDVTRMVADGVSTKKTLGQGLGAMKRLSDVFQIYSNKNWGTIILIRVFNKPPVKAFKTEIRSVIIPKPGETESGDNLYSIVDKNHVKLFLGDGLGHGPEAAKAMRVAGEAFMECTHTNPVEIIRYINLAVKRTRGMVGTVAVFDHAARKWRICGVGNIITKVYNPESNKNYLAYNGIIGLNVPNTLNAQEIPYEDGQYILMSSDGLKTRWETSKYTSIMRYDLSILCASLIKDFARLTDDMSVVACKINL, via the coding sequence ATGGCAATCGCTGGCGGACTTTCTGAAAAGCGGGTTGCAGAGATCGATATTATTGTGGCAGAAATAGTGACCAATCTGGTCAAACATGCAGGTGGCGGCCAGGTACTAGCTAAACTCATCCAGGAAAACGGCGAAAAAGGCATAGAACTGATCAGTATTGACAACGGCCCCGGTATGACGGATGTGACCCGGATGGTAGCAGACGGCGTATCTACAAAAAAAACACTGGGGCAGGGTCTGGGCGCCATGAAAAGGCTCTCCGATGTATTCCAGATCTATTCTAATAAGAACTGGGGTACCATCATCCTGATCAGGGTATTCAATAAGCCACCGGTCAAAGCCTTTAAAACAGAGATCAGATCCGTAATCATCCCTAAACCAGGCGAAACTGAAAGCGGAGATAATTTGTACTCTATAGTAGACAAAAACCACGTGAAATTATTCCTGGGAGATGGTCTGGGCCATGGCCCCGAAGCGGCGAAAGCCATGCGTGTAGCCGGAGAAGCATTTATGGAATGCACGCATACCAACCCCGTAGAAATCATCAGGTATATTAATTTAGCTGTCAAACGAACAAGGGGAATGGTAGGCACTGTCGCGGTTTTTGACCATGCCGCCAGGAAATGGCGCATCTGCGGAGTGGGTAATATTATCACAAAAGTGTACAATCCGGAAAGCAACAAAAACTACCTGGCGTACAACGGTATCATTGGACTCAATGTTCCCAATACCCTCAATGCCCAGGAAATTCCTTACGAAGATGGTCAGTATATCCTGATGTCAAGCGATGGTCTCAAAACGCGTTGGGAGACTTCAAAGTATACATCCATAATGCGTTACGATCTTTCTATTCTATGCGCTTCTCTCATTAAAGACTTTGCCCGCCTCACAGACGATATGTCGGTAGTGGCGTGCAAAATAAACTTGTAA
- a CDS encoding anti-sigma regulatory factor, whose protein sequence is MKIVLNKDRMLIEREQDVVPFRNRVKEYAVKIGMSLVNQTKLITAASELVRNMLKYANGGIVLIEVLTQGRDSGIRLVFTDKGPGIKDISLAMQDGYSSGKSLGIGLPGTKRLVNEFEIKSIVGEGTTVSIIKWKNG, encoded by the coding sequence ATGAAGATAGTACTGAATAAGGACCGTATGCTAATCGAAAGAGAACAGGATGTGGTTCCATTCAGGAATCGTGTAAAAGAATATGCGGTGAAAATTGGAATGAGTCTTGTGAACCAAACCAAACTGATCACAGCCGCCAGTGAACTTGTCCGCAATATGCTGAAATATGCCAATGGTGGAATTGTGTTGATTGAGGTACTCACCCAGGGCAGAGATAGTGGGATCCGGCTTGTCTTTACCGACAAAGGGCCGGGGATTAAAGATATTTCGCTAGCTATGCAAGATGGCTATTCCTCCGGCAAAAGCCTGGGGATTGGCCTACCCGGTACCAAACGACTGGTCAATGAATTTGAAATCAAAAGTATAGTCGGCGAAGGCACAACTGTTTCAATTATTAAGTGGAAGAATGGATAA
- a CDS encoding STAS domain-containing protein, translating into MATDIAKLLQKKQKKIMENWMNAQLSNVSLREDLMSNEDLREQSTELLDTLLKVLSEKNLSNFESTEFEPVHELLAGVSHSRAQQGFTPSETGVYIFSLKDALLSTLLTDLKDDPATLVDGVIRIGKLMDYLSVVAFETFIKGREEVILRQTDEIAEISTPVIRIWDGILALPIIGTLDSSRTQVVMESLLQEIVESGSTIAILDISGVAAVDSLVAQHLIKTVAATRLMGAECIISGIRPEIAQTVVHLGIDLSNIITKATLASALKQAFGMLRLSVKKLEFTNKTAI; encoded by the coding sequence ATGGCAACAGACATAGCGAAGCTGCTTCAAAAGAAGCAGAAAAAGATTATGGAAAACTGGATGAACGCCCAGCTTTCCAACGTCAGCCTTAGGGAAGACCTAATGAGTAACGAAGACCTTAGAGAACAATCCACTGAACTCTTAGACACACTTTTAAAAGTATTATCTGAGAAAAATCTCAGCAATTTTGAATCTACTGAATTTGAACCCGTTCATGAACTCCTGGCCGGGGTATCTCATTCCCGTGCTCAACAAGGATTTACCCCTTCCGAAACTGGTGTTTATATTTTTAGTTTGAAAGATGCCCTGCTATCGACTTTACTCACTGATTTGAAGGATGATCCGGCTACCCTGGTCGATGGTGTGATCAGAATAGGTAAGCTGATGGACTATCTCAGTGTGGTTGCATTTGAAACTTTTATCAAGGGAAGAGAAGAAGTTATTCTGCGCCAGACAGATGAGATCGCAGAAATCTCCACTCCTGTGATTCGTATATGGGATGGCATTCTCGCCCTGCCTATTATTGGCACCCTGGATAGTTCCCGTACGCAGGTAGTAATGGAGAGCCTGCTGCAGGAAATTGTGGAAAGTGGCAGTACAATTGCCATATTGGATATTTCAGGTGTGGCTGCTGTAGACTCACTGGTAGCACAGCACCTGATCAAAACTGTTGCGGCGACCCGCCTGATGGGTGCAGAGTGTATTATTAGCGGTATCCGTCCTGAAATTGCACAAACAGTGGTTCACCTGGGTATCGATCTTTCCAATATTATTACCAAGGCGACACTCGCCAGTGCGCTCAAACAGGCGTTTGGTATGTTGAGACTGAGTGTAAAAAAATTGGAATTCACAAATAAAACAGCTATTTAA
- a CDS encoding catalase, translated as MTKKKPLAKNSPKDNTGQPASSETAKTIDLQPQTIDATDQTMNTNQGTLINDDMNTLKAGDRGPSLLEDFIFREKMTHFDHERIPERVVHARGVGAHGVFRVYESQADITKAGFLNDPSRETPVFVRFSTVAGSRGSSDLARDVRGFAVKFYTQEGNFDLVGNNIPVFFIQDAMKFPDLIHAAKPEADNEIPQAATAHDTFWDFISLMPESTHMVMWVMSDRAIPRSLRMMEGFGVHTFRLINEAGQSHFVKFHWKPILGVHAVAWNEALKISGMDPDFHRRDLWNAIESGNYPEWELGIQVIAEEDEHKFDFDILDPTKIIPEESVPVQKIGRLTLNRNPDNYFAETEQVAFHVGNIVPGIDFSDDPLMQGRLFSYTDTQLIRLGGPNFHEIPINRPIVPVYNNQRDGHMRQTINKGKANYSPNTVGGGCPYQAMMKNGGFSSFPERVDANKIRQRSKSFMDHFSQAKLFWYSQSDYEKNHIIDALSFELGKVQTKAIRERMLRTLVQVNDKLAAAVAFALGMPVPDEPVVNEGKPADGNPKHYASIIREPDVKFSAALSMAHTIKDSILTRQIAVLVADGVSATSLNTVKNKLMAAGAVVEIIAPRQGYIQTAEGDAIEVDKSFLTSASVLYDAVYVPGGVDNVIALQDEPDAIHFLNEAWRHCKAIAFDADAEPVLKVTYIKEKAAGLIIGDDAATLADEFIKAVQQHRFWERETARKVPA; from the coding sequence ATGACGAAGAAAAAACCACTTGCGAAAAACTCCCCAAAAGACAATACGGGTCAGCCAGCATCTTCCGAAACGGCCAAGACCATCGACCTACAGCCACAGACCATCGATGCAACAGATCAAACCATGAATACGAACCAGGGCACACTGATCAATGATGATATGAATACCCTCAAAGCAGGCGACCGGGGACCTTCTTTACTGGAAGACTTCATTTTCAGAGAGAAAATGACACACTTCGATCATGAGCGCATTCCGGAACGTGTGGTACATGCACGCGGCGTTGGTGCCCATGGGGTATTCCGGGTATACGAATCACAGGCAGATATTACTAAGGCAGGGTTCTTAAACGACCCCTCCAGAGAAACACCCGTATTCGTCCGCTTCTCTACGGTTGCAGGCAGCAGAGGTTCTTCTGACCTGGCCCGCGATGTAAGAGGCTTTGCCGTAAAGTTCTATACACAGGAGGGAAATTTTGATTTAGTAGGCAATAACATACCTGTGTTCTTTATACAGGATGCCATGAAATTTCCAGACCTGATCCATGCGGCCAAACCAGAGGCAGACAATGAAATACCACAGGCGGCTACGGCACATGATACTTTCTGGGATTTCATTTCCCTGATGCCGGAGAGTACACATATGGTGATGTGGGTGATGAGCGATCGTGCTATTCCACGTAGCCTTCGTATGATGGAAGGATTTGGTGTACATACCTTCCGCCTGATCAACGAAGCAGGTCAGTCACACTTTGTAAAGTTCCACTGGAAACCTATACTGGGTGTACATGCTGTAGCATGGAATGAAGCGCTGAAGATCTCTGGTATGGACCCTGATTTTCATCGCCGGGATCTCTGGAATGCTATTGAAAGCGGGAACTACCCTGAGTGGGAACTGGGCATACAGGTGATTGCAGAAGAAGATGAACACAAATTTGACTTTGATATATTGGATCCTACCAAGATCATCCCGGAAGAATCTGTGCCGGTACAAAAGATAGGGCGACTAACATTGAACCGCAACCCGGACAATTATTTTGCAGAAACAGAACAGGTAGCATTTCATGTGGGGAACATTGTACCAGGTATTGATTTCTCTGATGATCCATTGATGCAGGGAAGACTTTTTTCTTACACGGATACACAGCTGATCCGGTTAGGAGGGCCTAACTTTCATGAAATTCCGATTAACAGACCTATAGTCCCTGTATATAACAATCAGCGGGATGGGCATATGCGCCAGACCATTAATAAAGGGAAAGCGAATTATAGTCCGAACACTGTTGGAGGTGGTTGTCCTTATCAGGCAATGATGAAAAATGGTGGTTTCAGTTCTTTTCCTGAAAGAGTAGATGCGAATAAGATCAGACAACGCAGCAAAAGTTTTATGGATCACTTTAGTCAGGCAAAGTTATTCTGGTATAGTCAGAGTGACTATGAAAAGAATCACATCATTGATGCATTGAGTTTTGAACTGGGTAAAGTACAGACGAAGGCGATACGTGAAAGGATGTTGCGAACATTGGTGCAGGTGAATGATAAACTGGCGGCGGCAGTAGCTTTTGCGTTGGGTATGCCGGTGCCCGATGAACCCGTAGTGAATGAAGGAAAGCCTGCTGATGGAAATCCCAAACACTACGCCAGCATCATACGTGAGCCTGATGTAAAATTCTCTGCAGCATTAAGTATGGCGCATACAATTAAAGATAGTATTCTAACCAGGCAGATTGCAGTACTGGTAGCCGATGGGGTGAGTGCAACTTCGCTAAATACCGTAAAGAACAAGCTGATGGCAGCAGGTGCGGTAGTAGAAATTATTGCGCCCAGGCAAGGGTACATTCAAACAGCAGAAGGAGATGCGATCGAAGTGGATAAGAGTTTTCTGACGAGTGCATCTGTGTTATATGATGCAGTGTATGTGCCGGGGGGAGTAGATAATGTGATTGCTTTGCAGGATGAACCGGATGCGATTCATTTTCTGAATGAAGCATGGAGGCATTGTAAAGCGATTGCGTTTGATGCGGATGCGGAGCCTGTTTTAAAGGTGACTTATATTAAAGAGAAGGCGGCAGGGTTAATTATTGGTGACGATGCGGCAACACTGGCAGACGAGTTTATAAAAGCGGTGCAGCAGCATCGCTTCTGGGAAAGAGAGACAGCGAGAAAGGTACCCGCTTAA
- a CDS encoding STAS domain-containing protein, which yields MDRIPILRMGNLLLVTIQIDLYDRLATNLETDLVQMVNKTEAKGVLIDISALSIVDSFMGRILGNIGSMSKIMDAETVVVGMQPAVAITLIELGLELKGVHTALNVEKGMELLKGKISNYEDDLTEDDEDSTE from the coding sequence ATGGATCGTATTCCTATACTTCGTATGGGGAACCTGTTACTGGTGACCATACAGATAGATCTGTACGACAGGTTAGCGACCAATCTGGAGACAGATCTGGTACAAATGGTAAATAAGACCGAAGCGAAAGGTGTATTAATAGATATCTCCGCATTATCCATCGTCGATTCTTTTATGGGCCGTATTCTTGGCAACATTGGTTCTATGTCCAAAATTATGGATGCCGAAACCGTTGTTGTAGGTATGCAGCCGGCTGTCGCTATTACGCTGATTGAACTTGGGCTGGAACTCAAGGGCGTACATACGGCTTTGAATGTAGAAAAGGGAATGGAATTATTAAAGGGAAAAATTAGTAATTATGAAGATGACCTAACAGAAGACGATGAAGATAGTACTGAATAA